AGAAATAACCAACATAACCGATGAATCAGGAAGGTTTTTGCTTATGGGGGCTGTTTCTGTTGGGCGCAGTACTTTAAATCAGCGCTCTGCGGTAGGGGCATCACTGAGAGGCTCAGATATACTTATCTCTCTAAAGGAATCATCCCCTGTAACAATCTCGATCTATAATCTCTCGGGGAGAATGGTCTATGATTTCGATCCGGGTACTCTTAATGCAGGTACAAACGTTATCTCTCTTCCATTAGAGCGCTTTGGAACGGGAGTGTACATGATCTCTGTTAACTATCAGGGGCAAAGAGAACTTTTTCGGTACGCTTTATCAAACAATTCCAGAAGCACAAAACCCTCTGTGAATAAAAACGCAACTACTACAGCTGAAGCTTTTCAGGTTACTCAGGAGGTCAATGACACAATCATCGTGTCTGCAGAAGGGTTTGAGACGGCAAGATATCCCATAGATTCCTACACTCTGAGCGGTATCGAAATCATTCTCGAGTCGCAAAACGGAAGCGGAGGCTCAAGGCTTGATAACATTACAAGAAGCTGTGGCGATCTGATGCCTTCACCGGTTAGCGGCGGTCAGAGTGCCTGGGCATCCCGTTACTGGGACTGTTGTAAACCACACTGTTCCTGGGCCGAGAATGTTAGTGATTCCTCAAAGGTGTGCGCTAATTGCAATATCGATGATGAAGAGATAAAGGCCTGGAGAATAATTGGTGATGAATACTGGACTGGAATTGAAGGGTTAAGCAGTGGGTGTGAACCCGGTGGAGAAACATTCACCTGTTATAATCATGCACCGTTTGCAATATGTGACCGACTTGCCTATGGCTTTGCAGCTGTTCCTCCTGGTGATGATGTGTGTGGAAACTGCTACCAGCTGGATTTTGATGGTGGTGCAGAAAATAATGATGTCAAGCCGGCTCACGAAATGGTTAAGGGTAAAACAATGATCGTTATGGCTTCAAACATTGGCCATGATGTTGGCAGTGGGCAGTTTGATATTATGATCCCGGGTGGTGGGGTTGGAGCATTTCCTGCAGGCTGCGCTACTCAGTGGGATGTGGATGTGGAAGACGAAAGCATAGTAGGGGTGAAGTTTGGTGGTTTTACTTCAACATGTCAGAAGGAGCATGGGTGGGATGCCGATCCTGAGGATCTAAAAGAGTGTGTTAGAACAATGTGTGACAACCTCTTTGGCGACGATCCCAATAGAAAATATCTTTGGGAAGGGTGTATATGGTATGTAGACTGGATGCATGCTGTGGACAACCCTACCTTTGTGTATCAGGAAGTTCCATGCCCACCGGAGCTTGAAGCTCTCTACTACAGCTCTTTCCATTAATATCAGCAGTAGTAAGCACAGGGTTTTTTGACGCAAATCCTGTGCTTACATCACTACTACCTTTTTTGGGGCGCAGACCGCAGGTAACAGGAATCATGCTTACCCCAATTGAGCAATTGACCCACTTATCAGACGACCAAATCCCTCAGTGAATTAAGAAACAAGCGGTTGAAGAAATATATGGCGTCCGTTAACAGCACCATATGGCATTAATAATAAAAAAAACACTCCAGCGGCACTAAAGTGTTAATTTAATGGCTACTTTTTTACTCGTTTTGCAGTAGAGAGTCGTTCTATTACAGAGCCTTCAAAATAGTATACCTCTCCAGCTTTCCCCTTTTCCAGGGATGGGTGAAGAACGAAGTCGAGCATTGCGGTGGTAAGAGAGTGGGTATTGAAATTAAAACTTGTCAATCCACCCTGAAGTCCTTCAAAAGAATTATCAAAACCGCACAGAGCAATTCTTTTTTGTGCATACGGTGCTTTATGCTGAATATAATGCATCATCAAAAGGGCGCAAAGGTCATTAGCCCCTATTACTGCCGTAATTGCCTGGTTTTCGACTATCAGATCAAGAGCACTGCTCATAAGCTCTGTTATCATGTTGTCCCGAAGAAGTTCGATGCCATGCAACCTGAAGTTTGTGATACGTTCCCGGAAATTACCTGGCAAATACTTTTCAAGTGCATCGGTATTGAGAAGGTTGTTAAAACTTTGATCGCACATAAGGGAATCGGTTACAGACCATTCACTGGTATGTGTAGTGTTAACAAAGGGGTGTAGTACATAATTGTGTCCCGCTTCAGAAAGGGCCTTTTTGATTCCTCTGAGTCGCATTTGCGACCACACACTTCCGTGAAAAGGTGACACATAAGCTATCTGCGTGTGTCCAACTTGCATAAGGTAATGTGCCATCTGCTCACCTGGTTTTTCTGAGTAGCCGATATTAAAAAACCTTACTCTTCTGTTCCACCTTCGCTTTTCAGAAACTGTATTCTCCATCCATACAGAAATTGGTTTGTTACAGACCGACAAACGAAAAATACACTCTTCACAGTCTTTTATATGCCATGATGAAAGAATGTAGCCAAGAACTGACTCATCTTTTTTAAGATGAGTCACAGATTCACCCGACTGCAGTAAAAATACCGGCTCCCTCTGCCAATCATCATAAACAACCAATTCAATTTCAATACCACACTGTACTGCGCCGGCAGTCAAAAACCGGTAGAAATCCTGTTCGCGGTCGCTTATGGCTTTTGGTACTCCGGGCCTGTTCCCTGCACTAATTACCACAACCCTTGGACGCCAAATTGCTGTTTTGGCCCTTGCTGAATACACCACTCTGTATCCACCACCTTGTGGCTCGATATAGCCAGCTAAGGTCAGTGCCTCAAGAGCTCTGCGCACTGTACCGTAGGATGCACTGTAGGTAGTTTGAAGACTGCGGGTTTGGGGAAGCTGGCTTCCATGTCGGTACTGTGCGCTTCTGATTGCAAGAGCAATACTGTCTCTTATTGCTTCCCATTTGCGGGCGCCTGATGCCTTTTTAGGTGATATCTTCCTTTTACGGTCTTCACGTTCGGATTCCCCCGCCCGTTCAACCCGATACCCCCATCTGGTGTTTAAAGTGCCATTTCGCTCAAATTCCCGTGTGACTTTGCAAACTGTGGAAACCGATACCCCACACTTCTGTGCGATTGCACGCATGGAGGGAAGCTTTATTGCACCACTGTTACACAGCAGTTCTTTGAGATAGGTGCGAACTTTTTGGGCAGAGAAATCTTTCATTCAGTTTTTTTCCTGCAAACAGCGAACAAAAACTATAAAAATGTAACATTTTGCGGATGACTTCAAGCCCCATTTAATGATATCTTTTATCTAAAGCGATTGTTTCTAAAGTTAAAACTTATTTATTGGGGAGGTAATAATGGTGCGATGCTACATCTTTTTTATTGCAGTGATTGGTATCCTGTTTTCTGCTAATGGTCAGGATATGGTACGGGGCGGGGAGCTTTTTTCAAGCGATCAACAACTCTATGGCCGTTATGAAGTCAGAATGAAAACTGCTGAAGGCTCCGGTATCCTCTCGACCTTTTTTACCTTCGAAAATGATAGCTGGATGCCTGAGAGTGGGAACCCCTGGAGAGAGATCGATATCGAGGTGCTTGGAAGATATGACGACCGGTTTCAGACAAACATCATCACCGGCACAGCGGAGAATAGAGATATGACAGAATATTATCCCAGGGTCGATGTAAATCCTCACGATAGTTATAACACCTATGGCATTGAATGGACACCGGATTACATCGCATTTTTCTTTAACGGTGAAGAGGTAAGACGCACCGAACTCGGAGACACGTTAGAGCAGGTAGAGGCGTGCAGGGATATTCCTCAGTCGTATCGTTTCAATATGTGGACCAATGATATTGAAGAATGGGTTGGTGAGTTCGATCCTGCTATTCTTCCCAGGTTTCAGTTCATAAACTGGATTAAATATTACTCCTATGATGAGCAAACAGGCGAGTTTTCTCTTGAATGGGAGGATAATTTTGAAACATTTGATTCTTCCCGTTGGAATAGGGCAACTCATATCATCGAAAACTCCACTCAGTTTGATCCCGAAAACGTAATAAATAAGGATGGGAAACTGATCCTTGCGTTAACAGATAGCGATGGCAATGGCCTCGATAATATAGTGGTGCCCCAGGATGAAGCCGATCAGGGTACACCTGCTAATGGGCAGAATATGGTACGGGGCGGGGAGCTTTTTTCAAGCGATCAACAACTCTATGGCCGTTATGAAGTCAGAATGAAAACTGCTGAAGGCTCCGGTATCCTCTCAACCTTTTTTACCTTCGAAAATGATGGCTGGATGCCTGAGAGCGGAAATCCCTGGAGGGAGATCGATATCGAGGTGCTTGGAAAATATGACGACCGGTTTCAGACAAATATCATCACCGGCACAGCGGAGAATAGAGATAGGTCAGAATATTACCCCAGAGTCGATGTAAATCCTCACGATAGTTATAACACCTATGGCATTGAATGGACACCGGATTACATCGCATTTTTCTTTAACGGTGAAGAGGTAAGACGCACCGAACTCGGAGAACCGTTAGAGCAGGTAGAGGCGTGCAGGGATATTCCTCAGTCGTATCGTTTTAATATGTGGACCAATGATATTGAAGGATGGGTTGGTGAGTTCGATCCTGCTATTCACCAGATTTCAGTTCATAAACTGGATTAAGTATTACTCCTATGATGAGCAAACAGGCGAGTTTTCTCTTGAATGGGAGGATAATTTTGAAACATTTGATTCTTCCCGTTGGAATAGGGCAACTCATGTCATCGAAAACTCTACTCAGTTCGATCCCGAAAACGTAATAAATAAGGATGGGAAACTGATCCTTGCGTTAACAGATAGCGATGGCAACGGCCTCGATAATATAGAGGTACCGCAGGATGAAGACGATCAGGGCACCTCTGTTATAAACAGAGCAGGCAACCGTTCAAAAAGCACCAGTTTTTATACTGTGTCTGTTTTAGGAAACACAATGAACATCAGTACAAATTTTAACGAACAAACTGCACTTAATGTTGATTTACTCGATATCAGAGGAAGAAAAATTACTACTCTTTTGGATCGTAAGATGATAAACGGAGGAGTACAGCGCATTAGCATCGATATGCCTGCACAGTTTCTGGGCAGCAAAGTGTATCTGGCTCGTTTTACAACACCGCAAGAGTCGGTAGTAAAAAGAGTGATAGGGGATCTGTAGAGCCTAAGAGAATGATTACCCGCCTAACGAGTGCTGGTTTTTACCTTACTAGCGGCTTAGAAAACAGATTTGGTGAAAAGAGCAGGGGGATAAAACCCCCTCGCTTTATTCTCTACTCCTCATCTTCATCATCAGAGGGAATCTGATCTTCCAGACATTCAATCACTCTCCTTACTATTCTGGGCGAGAGAGTGATTCGTGCTTCGGCTTCCCAACTTGGCTCAAATTGTACTTCACCAACTTCTCCATGTTCCCGTAAGATACAGGCTGCAAGGAGTTGTTTGGAATTATCCAGTGAAGAGGGGGCAAATTCCTGAAGCCTGTCAGCCGCTCTGTTCACAGCACCCTCTTTTGCCTGGTTTACCGCCTGATCAAGATTGCTGTGACTTGCTGAGCCAACCGCGATTACTTCCGGATAGCTCTGTAAGCGTCTGGTTTGGGGCATTTCACGTACAAATTTCCACTTGTAGTTTGCCTGTAGGCACAAAATCCGTGTATCACTAAGAGTAATATACTGATCTTCATTTCCAGCAGAAGCACCTCTTCTGGTATAACTCCAGGTGCCATCACTGTGAAGCACCACTTCCTCTCCATCTTCAAGGGTAAGACTCATATCTCCTGCAAAAACTGAAAAAAAGAGAGCAAAACATACAACAATTCC
The sequence above is a segment of the Chitinispirillales bacterium ANBcel5 genome. Coding sequences within it:
- a CDS encoding T9SS type A sorting domain-containing protein, producing the protein MCKKRSFNKLLLTAAFNLLIFNFIKADEVSIGGTVLDQSGNPVVGAEVELNNLEITNITDESGRFLLMGAVSVGRSTLNQRSAVGASLRGSDILISLKESSPVTISIYNLSGRMVYDFDPGTLNAGTNVISLPLERFGTGVYMISVNYQGQRELFRYALSNNSRSTKPSVNKNATTTAEAFQVTQEVNDTIIVSAEGFETARYPIDSYTLSGIEIILESQNGSGGSRLDNITRSCGDLMPSPVSGGQSAWASRYWDCCKPHCSWAENVSDSSKVCANCNIDDEEIKAWRIIGDEYWTGIEGLSSGCEPGGETFTCYNHAPFAICDRLAYGFAAVPPGDDVCGNCYQLDFDGGAENNDVKPAHEMVKGKTMIVMASNIGHDVGSGQFDIMIPGGGVGAFPAGCATQWDVDVEDESIVGVKFGGFTSTCQKEHGWDADPEDLKECVRTMCDNLFGDDPNRKYLWEGCIWYVDWMHAVDNPTFVYQEVPCPPELEALYYSSFH
- a CDS encoding family 16 glycosylhydrolase — protein: MVRCYIFFIAVIGILFSANGQDMVRGGELFSSDQQLYGRYEVRMKTAEGSGILSTFFTFENDSWMPESGNPWREIDIEVLGRYDDRFQTNIITGTAENRDMTEYYPRVDVNPHDSYNTYGIEWTPDYIAFFFNGEEVRRTELGDTLEQVEACRDIPQSYRFNMWTNDIEEWVGEFDPAILPRFQFINWIKYYSYDEQTGEFSLEWEDNFETFDSSRWNRATHIIENSTQFDPENVINKDGKLILALTDSDGNGLDNIVVPQDEADQGTPANGQNMVRGGELFSSDQQLYGRYEVRMKTAEGSGILSTFFTFENDGWMPESGNPWREIDIEVLGKYDDRFQTNIITGTAENRDRSEYYPRVDVNPHDSYNTYGIEWTPDYIAFFFNGEEVRRTELGEPLEQVEACRDIPQSYRFNMWTNDIEGWVGEFDPAIHQISVHKLD
- a CDS encoding GntR family transcriptional regulator; this translates as MKDFSAQKVRTYLKELLCNSGAIKLPSMRAIAQKCGVSVSTVCKVTREFERNGTLNTRWGYRVERAGESEREDRKRKISPKKASGARKWEAIRDSIALAIRSAQYRHGSQLPQTRSLQTTYSASYGTVRRALEALTLAGYIEPQGGGYRVVYSARAKTAIWRPRVVVISAGNRPGVPKAISDREQDFYRFLTAGAVQCGIEIELVVYDDWQREPVFLLQSGESVTHLKKDESVLGYILSSWHIKDCEECIFRLSVCNKPISVWMENTVSEKRRWNRRVRFFNIGYSEKPGEQMAHYLMQVGHTQIAYVSPFHGSVWSQMRLRGIKKALSEAGHNYVLHPFVNTTHTSEWSVTDSLMCDQSFNNLLNTDALEKYLPGNFRERITNFRLHGIELLRDNMITELMSSALDLIVENQAITAVIGANDLCALLMMHYIQHKAPYAQKRIALCGFDNSFEGLQGGLTSFNFNTHSLTTAMLDFVLHPSLEKGKAGEVYYFEGSVIERLSTAKRVKK